A single Osmerus mordax isolate fOsmMor3 chromosome 9, fOsmMor3.pri, whole genome shotgun sequence DNA region contains:
- the acvr1l gene encoding activin receptor type-1, translating into MGHCAVHVLLLLLLQIQQIYAEDGQLECVCEGRSCLQTPQCRGSQCYSSVTMSSDGAVFSRGCLQGLEQSRLICSTAPSLRHAMHCCSQHMCNGNATADSLLPLLLSAPEGEPERYRMETLALFVLGPVVILALLSVLSVLACRRLHHGRLHRLQEFDPEQSAIDGLITSNVGDSTLADLFDHSCTSGSGSGLPFLVQRTVARQISLVECVGKGRYGEVWRGQWQGENVAVKIFSSRDERSWFRETEIYNTVLLRHENILGFMASDMTSRNSSTQLWLITHYHDNGSLYDYLQRVAVETAEGLAMAASVACGLVHLHTEIFGTEGKPAIAHRDLKSKNVLVTKELRCCIADLGLAVTHSQSDNLLDVGNNPKVGTKRYMAPEVLDESIQTDCFDAYKRVDIWAFGLVLWEIARRTYSNGIVEEYKPPFYDQVPSDPSFEDMRKVVCVEQQRPFIPNRWFSDPTLSALVKLMKECWYQNPSARLTALRIKKTLDKIHSSLEKGKES; encoded by the exons ATGGGTCATTGCGCCGTCCAtgtcctgcttctcctgctgCTACAGATCCAGCAGATATATGCTGAGG ATGGgcagctggagtgtgtgtgtgagggccggaGCTGTCTCCAGACCCCCCAATGCCGGGGTTCCCAGTGCTACTCGTCCGTGACGATGAGCAGCGACGGGGCCGTGTTCAGCCGCGGCTGCCTGCAGGGCCTGGAGCAGAGCCGCCTCATCTGCTCCACGGCGCCCTCTCTCCGGCACGCCATGCACTGCTGCTCCCAGCACATGTGCAACGGCAACGCCACCGCCgactctctgctgcctctgctgctgtCCG cccctgagGGCGAGCCAGAACGGTACCGTATGGAGACCCTGGCGCTGTTCGTGCTGGGCCCAGTGGTGATCCTGGCCCTGCTGTCCGTGCTGTCTGTGCTGGCCTGCAGGAGGCTGCACCACGGACGCCTCCATAGGCTGCAGGAGTTTGACCCCGAGCAGAGCGCCATCGATGGCCTCATCACCTCCAACGTGGGGGACAGCACCCTGGCG GACCTGTTTGACCACTCCTGTACGTCAGGCAGTGGGTCCGGCCTGCCCTTCCTGGTCCAGAGAACCGTGGCCAGACAGATCAGccttgtggagtgtgtgg GTAAGGGGCGGTACGGAGAGGTGTGGCGCGGGCAGTGGCAGGGAGAGAACGTGGCCGTGAAGATCttctcctccagagacgagAGGTCGTGGTTCAGAGAGACCGAGATCTATAACACCGTCCTCCTCCGACACGAAAACATACTGG GCTTCATGGCGTCCGACATGACGTCCCGCAACTCCAGCACCCAGCTGTGGCTCATCACCCACTACCACGACAACGGCTCGCTCTACGACTACCTGCAGCGCGTCGCCGTGGAGACGGCGGAGGGCCTGGCCATGGCGGCGTCGGTGGCGTGCGGCCTGGTGCACCTGCACACGGAGATCTTCGGCACGGAGGGCAAGCCGGCCATCGCCCACCGCGACCTGAAGAGCAAGAACGTCCTGGTCACCAAggagctgcgctgctgcatcgCTGACCTGG gccTGGCAGTAACCCACTCCCAGTCAGACAACCTGCTGGATGTGGGCAACAACCCCAAGGTGGGCACCAAGCGCTACATGGCTCCGGAGGTGCTGGACGAGTCCATCCAGACGGACTGCTTCGACGCCTACAAGAGGGTGGACATCTGGGCCTTTGGGCTGGTGCTGTGGGAGATCGCCAGGCGCACGTATAGCAATG GCATCGTGGAGGAGTACAAGCCTCCGTTCTACGACCAGGTGCCGAGCGACCCCAGCTTTGAGGACATGaggaaggtggtgtgtgtggagcagcagAGGCCCTTCATCCCCAACCGCTGGTTCTCAGACCCG aCGCTGTCAGCGCTGGTGAAGCTGATGAAGGAGTGCTGGTACCAAAACCCGTCGGCGCGCCTCACGGCCCTGCGCATCAAGAAGACCCTGGACAAGATCCACAGCTCCCTGGAGAAGGGCAAGGAGTCTTGA
- the d2hgdh gene encoding D-2-hydroxyglutarate dehydrogenase, mitochondrial, translating to MAGVFHSQVALRTLLRCLSPHSTLYSAVTGRTLVPGLSGPILRPKHLQCSVWARDHHAGADRAQPSPTAAPERLPFSRVTPEDVAFFREMLQGRTITDPDLLVASNMDWLKSVRGHSELLLRPQTTEEVSQILKHCTNRNLAVNTQGGNTGLVGGSVPVYDEIILSTALMNSVRDFDAVSGILTCQAGCVLESLSQYLEERDYIMPLDLGAKGSCHIGGNVATNAGGLRLLRYGSLRGTVLGLEVVLADGRVLDCLATLRKDNTGYDLKQLFIGSEGTLGVITAVSILCPRKPKAVNVAFLGCESFEQLLKTFQLCRGMLGEILSAYEFLDRDCMRLLNTHLKLPNPITDCPFYIVIETAGSNPTHDEEKLHNFLEEAMTSSLVSDGTVATEDAKIKALWSMRERITEALTHDGFTYKYDISLPVERIYQLVEDTRRRLAGKAKSVVGYGHVGDGNLHLNITSPSKDPALLAAIEPFVYEWTAGFHGSISAEHGLGLKKRNYIYYSKSSQAVELMGSIKTMLDPKGILNPYKVLPDDLR from the exons ATGGCAGGAGTCTTTCACAGTCAGGTGGCTCTAAGGACTCTTTTGAGGTGTCTGAGTCCTCACAGCACTCTGTATTCTGCAGTCACTGGCAGAACTTTAGTCCCAGGCCTCAGCGGCCCAATCCTCAGACCAAAACACTTACAGTGCAGTGTCTGGGCCCGGGATCACCATGCAGGGGCAGACAGAGCCCAGCCTTCCCCCACTGCAGCCCCGGAGAGGCTACCTTTCTCCAGGGTAACGCCAGAGGATGTGGCCTTCTTCAGAGAGATGCTACAAGGCAGGACCATCACCGACCCAGACCTCCTGGTTGCCAGCAATATGGACTGGCTGAAGTCAGTGAGAG GTCACAGTGAGTTGCTGTTGAGACCTCAAACAACAGAAGAAGTGTCCCAAATCCTCAa GCACTGCACTAACCGTAACCTGGCAGTGAACACCCAAGGGGGAAACACGGGCCTGGTGGGGGGCAGCGTTCCTGTCTACGATGAGATCATTCTCTCCACAGCGCTCATGAACAGCGTACGGGACTTTGATGCCGTCTCTG gtATTCTGACGTGCCAGGCTGGCTGTGTCCTGGAGAGCCTGTCTCAATACCTCGAGGAGAGGGACTACATCATGCCTCTGGACCTGGGCGCCAAGGGCAGCTGCCACATCGGGGGCAACGTTGCCACCAATGCTGGGGGGCTTCGTCTGCTCCGCTACGGCTCCCTGAGGGGGACggtcctgggtctggaggtg GTGCTGGCAGATGGACGAGTgctggactgcttggccactCTGAGGAAGGACAACACGGGGTATGACCTGAAGCAGCTGTTCATCGGCTCAGAGGGCACGCTGGGGGTCATCACCGCCGTGTCGATCCTGTGTCCACGGAAACCCAAAGCTGTTAACGTGGCCTTTCTCG GCTGCGAGAGCTTTGAACAGCTGCTGAAAACCTTCCAGCTGTGCAGAGGCATGCTGGGTGAAATACTGTCTGCATACGAGTTCCTGGATAGAGATTGCATGAGGCTGCTGAACACTCACCTGAAACTACCCAACCCcatcacag ATTGCCCGTTCTACATCGTCATAGAAACTGCAGGGTCTAACCCCACCCACGATGAAGAGAAGCTACATAACTTCCTGGAAGAGGCGATGACATCATCACTGGTCAGCGATGGAACGGTGGCAACCGAGGATGCTAAAATCAAG gctcTGTGGTCGATGCGTGAGAGGATCACTGAGGCGCTAACTCACGACGGCTTCACGTATAAATACGACATCTCCCTCCCCGTGGAGCGCATCTACCAGCTCGTGGAGGACACGAGGCGGCGGCTGGCGGGCAAGGCCAAGAGCGTGGTGGGCTACGGACACGTGG GTGATGGGAACCTCCACCTGAACATCACCTCCCCTTCCAAAGATCCCGCCCTCCTCGCCGCCATCGAGCCCTTTGTCTACGAGTGGACTGCCGGTTTCCATGGCAGCATCAGTGCCGAGCACGGTCTGGGGCTGAAGAAGAGGAACTACATCTACTACAGTAAGAGCAGCCAGGCTGTGGAGCTCATGGGCAGTATCAAGACCATGCTGGACCCCAAGGGCATTCTCAACCCTTACAAAGTCCTGCCTGATGACCTCCGCTGA
- the LOC136949043 gene encoding RNA polymerase II elongation factor ELL-like, whose translation MADTLEEDQCYGLSSRRLNHGANISIFHVKLTDSAARAFDNYEDNKGLPAQPSICFTGNQGKITLPSTDTESAVELRTFTFYLTNIGRDNPQCSFDLIHNHSTSDDEAQLSCVGVIQRKLTVNATDESYCKALQSLTQAEEETRSKGAIVIKPGGRYLGKKGKIRAPPSALTDIATSRLSSRPVLVTSSRRKGVSVSKPKSLSEGTGVVVSVQRPLRERLTHLLGLRPYRRPELLLRLQKDGLTERDKDMLDTLLLQVGQLNSRDNTYTLKEDLYKELQKDWGGYTTGDQQLLKRILVKRLFQPQNLLSVPETQVSPLRDTPNSSPAQKYSIAEEYTDPLANKKPRISHLSSKATNGKQGTSLSNRKEAGHGVQVTIATKVDSSVTSSDSKLPFDPPSRVMTQEEQAPSGELGSGGSAPRLPPSRGGSRPSRKSRHREGDERLGGRDKGRGGAKTLSLKHKEHNGMFFNPSVLPANDMTDYLLKYTVICNQDQRQRYKQDFNKEYKDYLDLHSRIDCVTRQFTELDTQLKQLRHGTHKYQTLHNQIVQEYRKIKKSNPNYKQDRRRCEYLHNKLAHIKRLISKHDQRQLKN comes from the exons ATGGCGGACACATTGGAGGAAGACCAATGTTACGGCTTGTCATCTCGCAGACTGAACCATGGCGCTAACATCTCTATTTTTCATGTCAAACTCACTGACAGCGCAGCAAGAGCTTTTGACAACTATGAAGACAACAAG GGCCTGCCTGCGCAGCCTTCTATCTGTTTCACAGGCAACCAAGGG AAAATCACCCTCCCTTctacagacacagagagcgCCGTTGAACTACGGACGTTCACCTTCTATCTGACTAACATTGGCCGGGACAATCCACAGTGCAGCTTTGACCTCATCCACAACCATAGCACAAG cgATGACGAGGCGCAGTTGTCGTGTGTGGGAGTCATCCAGAGGAAGCTGACAGTGAACGCTACGGACGAGTCATACTGCAAGGCACTGCAGAGCCTGACCCAGGCCGAGGAGGAGACTCGCAGCAAGGGGGCCATCGTCATCAAGCCTGGGGGACGCTACCTGG GAAAGAAGGGGAAGATTCGAGCCCCGCCCTCTGCTTTGACTGACATCGCCACATCCCGCCTCTCGTCCCGGCCCGTCCTGGTCACCAGCTCCAGGAggaagggtgtgagtgtgtccaaGCCCAAGAGTTTGTCCGAGGGGACTGGGGTGGTGGTGTCGGTCCAGCGGCCCCTGAGGGAGCGGCTCACACacctgctggggctgaggccgTACCGGAGACCGGAGCTGCTGCTCAGGCTGCAGAAGGACGGACTGACCGAGAGGGACAAGGACATGCTGGACACACTGCTGCTGCAG GTGGGCCAGCTTAACAGCAGAGACAACACGTACACCCTGAAGGAGGATCTTTATAAGGAGCTCCAGAAAGACTGGGGTGGCTACACCACAGGAGACCAGCAGCTCCTCAAGAGGATCCTGGTCAA aaggctatTTCAGCCCCAGAACCTCTTGTCGGTCCCTGAGACCCAGGTCAGCCCCCTCCGGGACACACCCAACTCCTCACCTGCACAG AAATATTCAATCGCAGAAGAATATACAGATCCCCTGGCCAATAAGAAGCCAAGGATTTCTCACCTGTCCAGTAAGGCAACCAACGGAAAACAGGGTACAAGCCTGTCCAATCGGAAAGAAGCAGGTCATGGAGTCCAGGTTACTATAGCAACAAAGGTCGACAGCAGTGTGACCTCGTCTGACTCAAAACTCCCCTTTGACCCACCATCAAGGGTCATGACCCAGGAAGAACAGGCACCCTCCGGGGAGTTGGGTTCAGGAGGCTCCGCCCCCCGGCTGCCTCCAAGTCGAGGTGGCAGCAGGCCCAGTAGGAAGAGCCGGCACAGGGAAGGAGACGAGAGGCTGGGGGGCCGAGacaagggaagaggaggggccaaAACACTCAGTCTGAAGCACAAAG AGCACAATGGAATGTTCTTCAACCCAAGTGTTCTTCCGGCCAATGACATGACAGACTACTTATT gaaGTACACAGTGATATGTAACCAggaccagagacagagatacaagcAGGACTTTAACAAAGAGTACAAAGATTACCTGGATTTACACTCACGTATCGACTGTGTGACACGGCAGTTTACAGAGCTGGACACACAGCTCAAACAGCTGCGCCACGGAACGCACAAATACCAG ACCCTCCATAACCAAATCGTACAAGAATACCGCAAAATAAAAAAG TCAAACCCTAACTACAAACAAGACAGGCGTCGCTGTGAGTACCTGCACAACAAGTTGGCTCACATTAAGAGGCTCATCTCCAAACACGACCAAAGACAACTCAAGAACTGA
- the LOC136949113 gene encoding LOW QUALITY PROTEIN: ankyrin repeat domain-containing protein 34B (The sequence of the model RefSeq protein was modified relative to this genomic sequence to represent the inferred CDS: deleted 1 base in 1 codon) — protein sequence MGDPLSDCSPLIGAAMLGKLRLVRLLLEGGAQVNERSPRGETPLLAACKALRGEPTGPRTVKLLSYLLQNQADPNAQDRMGRTPLMYACMERAGAQVASTLLSAGADPSMEDYSGASALVYAINAQKQATLKVLVDSCRASGRDIIIIATEMGVSGGPVTRQYLNVPPSPNTSPVSCMSPSDII from the exons ATGGGGGACCCTCTTTCTGACTGCAGCCCCCTGATCGGCGCAGCCATGCTAGGGAAGCTGCGTCTGGTCCGCCTgcttctggag gggggggcccaGGTCAATGAGCGAAGCCCCAGAGGGGAGACCCCTCTCCTGGCTGCCTGTAAGGCGCTGAGAGGGGAGCCCACTGGGCCTAGGACAGTGAAGCTCCTCAGCTACCTCCTACAGAACCAG GCGGACCCTAACGCACAGGACCGCATGGGTCGCACCCCTCTGATGTACGCCTGCATGGAGCGAGCGGGGGCTCAGGtggcctccaccctcctctcagccGGGGCTGACCCCAGCATGGAGGACTACTCTGGGGCCTCAGCCCTGGTCTACGCCATCAACGCCCAGAAGCAGGCGACACTGAAG GTGTTGGTGGATTCTTGCCGTGCCAGTGGccgtgacatcatcatcatcgccaCGGAGATGGGAGTGAGCGGCGGGCCCGTGACCCGGCAATACCTCaacgtccccccgtcccccaacACGTCACCCGTCAGCTGCATGTCTCCCTCGGATATCATC